A genomic segment from Flavobacterium litorale encodes:
- a CDS encoding DUF2147 domain-containing protein, translated as MKKYFLTLLLVFTAGILSAAAQGVTGKWKTIDDETGEAKSIVEIYEKDGKIYGKVVEILNPAKREAKCTKCKGADKNKPILGLVIIKGLEKDGDEYTDGDILDPNKGKLYSCTIKLDGKDKLDVRGYLGFSFIGRSQTWIRV; from the coding sequence ATGAAAAAATACTTTCTAACACTACTATTGGTTTTTACCGCTGGAATACTCTCTGCCGCTGCGCAAGGGGTTACAGGAAAATGGAAAACTATTGATGATGAAACAGGTGAAGCAAAATCTATTGTAGAGATTTACGAGAAAGATGGCAAAATATACGGTAAGGTAGTCGAGATACTAAATCCTGCTAAAAGAGAGGCAAAATGTACCAAATGTAAAGGTGCCGATAAAAACAAACCTATTCTTGGACTTGTTATTATAAAAGGACTTGAGAAAGATGGTGATGAGTATACCGATGGCGATATACTAGACCCTAACAAAGGAAAACTATACAGTTGTACCATAAAACTAGATGGCAAAGATAAACTTGATGTTAGAGGTTATTTAGGTTTCTCGTTTATAGGGCGAAGCCAAACTTGGATACGCGTATAA